The Geitlerinema sp. PCC 9228 genome contains the following window.
TGATTTTGACGGCGGCTAAAGTCGCACGGGTCGCTTTTCATCCCTGCTTTAAAAAGTCAGGGCTTTCAAGCTCCCGATTCATGCGGTAAAAAAACAAGTTCCATTGCCACTGCGATCTAGAGAGGCCGTTCTGAGGAAAAAACTTTGCCAGCAGACAGACATCCAGCGATCGCTGCACACAGAAAAAAACCGCAGTCTGGGAACCCCCCACCCTCTGGCGTCACTTGCAAGTTGGGTAGCAGCAAGCCAGCAGTTACTTAGTTTCCTCAGCCGCAGACCCCCAGACCGAGACCCACAAGGCGCAAATATGGGTCCGTGTGGAAGGACTATTGCACCGCAGCCGGAACAGTTTTGGGTCGTACAGCGGGATGAACAGCAACAGTTATCCTCTGCCTATTTATTTTGAGGTGCAACCGCCCCAATCTACCAATGGCTTTTTTCCGATTTAGAGACACTTTTCGCCATCCAGAACAGTTACTGGGTGCCGGGTGTGGTGGTTGCGGGCATCTCCAACAACTGGGCATACAAATCGCTCAGTTGTTTGGCTACCCCTTCCCAACTAAACATAGATTCTACCCGATGGCGGGCATTTTCTCCCAAGCGATCGCGCCAGCTTTTATCCGCCAAAATCCGGTCGATGGCTTGGGCAAAGGCCACCTCATCCCTGGGAGGACATAGCAAACCCGTTTCCTCGGAAACCACGGTAAATTGCAATCCCCCCACATTGCTAGCCACCACCGGCGTCCCGCTGGCCATGGCTTCGATGGCTACCAAACCGAAAGGTTCGTAATGGCTGGGTTGGACGCACACATCGGCAGCGGCGTAATAGGTGGGTAGGTCTTCGTCAGCAATGCGACCGGGGAAACTGGTGATACCGTCGATACCGAGTTCGGTGGCAATGCCACAGATGCGATCGCGTTCGTTGCCATCGCTTTTTCCCGGCCGGTAGCCACCTCCCACAATCACGTGGACATCGCCGTCGAATTCTTGCAAAATTTGGGAACGACTGGCGGCGCGGACCATGGTTTCGATGCCTTTGCGGGGGTCGAACCGTCCTACATAAAAGAGAACTTTGGCATCGGGGGCAATATTGAGCTGTTTTCTCGCTTCGTTGCGGTTCATATGACCGAAGCGGTGGATATCGGTTCCGCAGGGAATAATATCGATCTGGCCTTTCTCAGACAGCAGCGATCGCATGTGTTCTTTTTCTTGGGGACTGGTGGCGACAATGCGTTCGGCAGTTTCCAAGCATTCTTTTTCCACTTGCAACCGCGTATCGGCAATCGGTGGGCGATCGCTGACATTTTGATACTTGACAGCACCTAGAGAATGATAGGTATGCACTTGCTGGCAAGCTTGGCGGCGTTTCAATTCCATCCCCACCCACGCCGACAGCCAGTAGTTGGTATGTACCAGCCGATATTGTCGGCCGTTTTCCTGTTGGAACTGTTGTAGCCGTTCCACAAACTCGGGCAAATAGTCAAAAATTTCGTCTCGGGGAACAAATTCTTTGGGACCAGCCACCAGGCGGATGGTACGACAGTTGCGATCGTGTTCGACCACAGGTTCGTCTCGCGCATCGGCGTAGCGCGTAAACATATCAACCTGCCACCCCAACTGCGCCAAAGCCATTCCCACTTCATAGACGTAAACATTTTGTCCGCCAGCTTCCTCTTTGCCGATTTCAATGGCGGGGTCGCCATGGACGGAAATCAGGGCAATACTAGGGGCATCTTGCTGGGCCATGATACCTTCTCCTTCGTATTTTGGTATTTTGCTGGGTGCATGCCACCCATTTTTTCTATTTCCTCAACGAGTCGCGACACAAGACCGTACCTTGTCTGCCAGGATACTATGTCTGCCGCCAAAAATTAAGGTACCCGCTCCCAAAGCGATCGAGCGATCGAAGAAGATGGGAAAAGAAGAAGTCGTTGGCTAGAAGTTCTGGCTGCTTCCTTGCCCACCCCTAGGCAAATGCTGCGAAAACACTTTAAAATAAATAGGCTGGCGAACAATGGTTGAGTCAAAGCAGCGTGCAAATCACATTTTTAGGAACCAGTTCTGGTGTCCCTACCCGAGCGCGGAATGTTTCCAGTGTTGCCCTGCGTTTGCCGCAGCGGGCGGAAATTTGGTTGTTTGACTGTGGGGAAGGTACCCAACATCAAGTATTGCGCAGCGATTTGAAAAGCAGCCAAATTACTCGGATTTTTGTTACCCACATGCATGGGGACCATATTTTTGGGTTGATGGGATTGCTGGCTAGCTGCGGGTTGGCAGGTATGCCCCACGAAATCCATATTTACGGTCCGGCGGCTTTGGAAGCATATTTGGATGCTTGCTGTCGCTACTCCCACACCCATTTTTCTTTTCCCATTCGCTTTCACCAGGTCAAACCAGGGGTGGTGTTTGAAGATAGGGAGTATCGCGCGATCGCAGGGCGACTGCACCACCGCATTCCGGCGTTTGGCTACCGCATTGAAGAAAAGGACCGCACCGGTCGCTTTGATGCGGCCAAGGCAAAAGCCCTGGGCATTCCCCCAGGACCGGTATATGGCAAACTCAAACAAGGGAAAACTGTTACTCTCGACGACGGTCGCTGCATTCGGGGAGCAGATTTGTGTGGACCGCCAGAGGTGGGGCGAAAGGTGGTTTACTGTACGGATACGATTTATTGCGAAGGCGCGGTGGAACTGGCACAAGATGCCGATGTTCTGATTCACGAAGCTACATTTGCTCACCAGGATGCCCCTTTGGCTTTTGAACGCTTGCATTCAACATCAACTATGGCAGCACAAGTGGCATTAGCTGCTCAAGTCAAACAGTTAATCATGACGCATTTTAGTCCCCGATATGCCCCTGGTAATTCTATTCAGCCGGAAGATTTGTTGTATGAGGCGCGAGCCATCTTTCCCCAGACCATTATGGCCCGCGATTTCCTCACCTACGAGGTACCTCGCCGCCAGGTAGCGATCGCCGAAAAAGAAGCCTAACCAAAGCCTAACGCGCCGCCGAGTTACAATCGTCCTCTAAGTGCTGGCAGCAGAGGGGAAATTCCCGAATCAGCTGGCTGACAGCGTTGTTTTCCGGCAGGTCCGCTGCTGTGGGGGCACTCGATGGCGGTGAAATTTCTGCAGGGCTGAGTTGGGAGTCACCATCGTCACTTTCCTGGCACTCCTGTTGCAGGCGATCGCGAATGCGTTGGAGTCGCTGTTGGGTACTGACAGGTTCCCGGGGAAAGGGCACTTCTGTATTTGGCCACTCAGGCAAATCGCTACAAGGGCAAGCCGCCGGCGACATTCCCCGAGTAGGCATGGGAACCGGCATGGTACAGCGGGCGCAACGCACGATTTCCCATGCCGAAGATAGCAATTCGTCAATGGTTTCTTCGGTGGCTTCTAGGTAGCAATCACCACTTTCGGGAGACAAAATGTACTGCCAGCATTGCTCGAATTCTTGACTGTAGCGATCGCCACGAATCACCGAACTAGGGCAAATCGCCTCCCGACCGTTGTGTAGAAACACTCGCTTGCCTAACTGAAACCAATAGGCTAAGTATTTTTTCACGGTATCTTGTGCAGCCATTTTGCTTGCACTCCTATTTCAATCTTGACTTTTCCATGGCTCTAATTTCATCTTATCGAATCTTTCTAGTCGCTCCCCTCGTCCGACGGTTGGATGGCTAGGGGAAATCCTAAAACACTCAAATTTAAAACCTGCCCGGCAACAATTAAATAAACCGGATGGGCAATTGCCCCCACGCGGCGAACCAACTCTCCCAAGCGATCGCGAAAATGACGCCCTTGCGGGTAAGGGGGAACCACACCCCATCCCACCTCCTCTGCTACCAAAATCACATCAGCCCTAGCATTTGCCAAACTTCTACAAAAGGCATTCTGCCAGCTTTGCCAGCTACGTTCGTTGGCATCAAGGAAATTGGCTACCCACGTACCCAACGAATCCACCAACAGGCAATAATTGCTATCTACCCGATCGACCGCGTCCGGCAACGCTACCGGAACCGACCAAGTTTGCCAGTGAGCAGGTCGTCTTTGTTGGTGTTTTTCAATTCTGGCGCACCAGTCTTCATCTTGCCAATCAACTCGGGCAGTTGCCACGTAAATAACGGGCTTTCCCCCTTGAATTGCCAAAGTTTCTGCCCATTCACTTTTTCCCGAACGCGCCGCCCCGGTTACCAAAACGACATTGCGGTTGGCCGTGGGGAAGTTGTCGTTTTTGGCGAAACTCATACCTTTTAAAATAGATCCATTTGCAACGCTGCGAGCTTAAATCAACATTAAAGATATCGTCAATCAAATCAAATTTTCCCGTACCCACCACCTGCTGGGGTGTACTTGACACAGAAAGCGATCGCCAAGGCGAATAGGTTTCCCAATTGGCGTACCAGCCAATATTGAGATAAAACAAAAACAGCCCGATCTAAAATAGCTATAGTGCTATGGACGGTGCCATCTGCTTACCTGAGACGGGCGCAAGTTGCCCACCGGCAGCAAGCTAACGCCAAATCCCCTTTCAAACCGCTATCTCGATCTTTCCATTGAGACCCATGCCAGAGCCTAAAATTTCTGCTGTTATTTGCACGCACAACCGCGACGGCTATCTAGGGGAAGCCATAGATAGTTTGCTAGCGCAAGAGTTTGAAGATTTTGAAATTATTGTGGTAGACAACGCTTCTACAGACCAAACCCGCCAGGTGGTAGAAACCAGACGGCCCAATCCGCGTTTGCGGTACATTTACGAAGAAAATTTGGGGCTAAACTTTGCCCGCAATCGGGGCGTGAAAGAAAGTAACGCTGCCATTATCGCCTACTTAGACGACGATGCGATCGCCACGCCTACTTGGCTGCAGCATATCTACGCCGTCTACCAAAACGATGCCGCTGTGGGGGCAGCAGGCGGTAAAATCGACCTAAGATGGCCCCAGAACTTGCACCCCCCTGCCTGGCTTTCCAAAAACCTCGCTGGCAACTTGGGAGATTACGATTTGGGCGACCAACTGCACTATATCGACCATCCCGGTTTGACGCCGCGGGGATTGAATTATTCCCTACGTCGGTCGGTCTGGGAACAGGTGGGGGGATTCGACCTCAAACTGGACCGTTCTGGCAGCCAAAAATTGCTCTCCAATGGCGATTTGTACATGACCCAACGCATCATGGAATGCGGCTGGAAAGTAGCTTACCTTCCCGAAGCTGTGGTTGCTCACCAAGTGTTTGCCAATCGCGTGAACAAACGTTGGTTTCTCAATCGCGGTTGGTGGCAAGGGATTAGCGAATACTACCGCGAAGAACTTTCTGGGGAAACGGGATCCGGTCGCATTTCCCGCGGCGGCGAACGTTTTTTGCGCGGGTTGGTAAAATACATCAAAAATGTCAACCATCCCGACCGACGCTTTGAAAACTTGGTGTATGCCTACGGACAGTTGGGGTATTTAACCTATCTGGTCAAAGGCATGTTCGTACCGGAAAAAGATTTGTAACCTAGTGGCGATCGCAGTTTTGGAACGAGGCAACGTGTCACAACAACCACCGACCATTTTAGTTACCGGCGGCGCTGGATACATCGGTTCCCATACGGTATTGGCGCTGCAAAATGCTGGCTATCGCGTCGTAGTCCTGGACAATTTGGTTTACGGTCACCGCGATTTGGCGGAACAGGTTTTGGGTGTCGATCTCATTGTGGGCCATACCAGCGATCGCGCTTTACTCGATCGTCTGTTTCAAACTTATTCCATTGAAGCAGTGATGCATTTTGCCGCCTATGCCTATGTCGGGGAATCGGTGGAAAATCCAGCCAAATATTACGAAAACAATGTGGTAGGAACCCTGGCTTTATTAGAAGCGATGGTGGCTGCCAATGTAAACAAGCTGGTGTTTTCTTCCACCTGTGCCACCTACGGCATTCCCACCACAGTTCCCATTCCCGAAGACCATCCCCAACATCCCATCAATCCCTACGGAAACAGCAAATGGATGGTGGAACGCATTTTAGGCGACTTTGACACGGCCTATGGGTTGAAATCCGTGTGTTTTCGCTATTTTAATGCCGCTGGTGCCGACCCGCAAGGGCGATTGGGAGAAGACCATACCCCGGAAACCCATTTAATCCCCCTGGTCTTATTTGCTGCTTTGGGAATTCGTGATTCCGTCAGTATTTTTGGCAGCGATTATCCCACTTATGATGGAACTTGCGTGCGCGATTATATCCATGTTAGCGATTTGGCAGATGCGCACGTTTTGGGGTTGGCATATTTACGCCAACAAGAAACCTCCAACGTGTTTAATTTAGGCAATGGCAATGGGTTTTCGGTACGGCAAGTCATTGATACGGCCAAACAAGTGACTGGGGTGGATTTGACCGTGAAAAGTAGCGATCGCCGTCCGGGAGACCCACCTATGTTGGTAGGTAGCGCCAGCAAAGCC
Protein-coding sequences here:
- a CDS encoding ribonuclease Z; translation: MQITFLGTSSGVPTRARNVSSVALRLPQRAEIWLFDCGEGTQHQVLRSDLKSSQITRIFVTHMHGDHIFGLMGLLASCGLAGMPHEIHIYGPAALEAYLDACCRYSHTHFSFPIRFHQVKPGVVFEDREYRAIAGRLHHRIPAFGYRIEEKDRTGRFDAAKAKALGIPPGPVYGKLKQGKTVTLDDGRCIRGADLCGPPEVGRKVVYCTDTIYCEGAVELAQDADVLIHEATFAHQDAPLAFERLHSTSTMAAQVALAAQVKQLIMTHFSPRYAPGNSIQPEDLLYEARAIFPQTIMARDFLTYEVPRRQVAIAEKEA
- the galE gene encoding UDP-glucose 4-epimerase GalE, whose product is MSQQPPTILVTGGAGYIGSHTVLALQNAGYRVVVLDNLVYGHRDLAEQVLGVDLIVGHTSDRALLDRLFQTYSIEAVMHFAAYAYVGESVENPAKYYENNVVGTLALLEAMVAANVNKLVFSSTCATYGIPTTVPIPEDHPQHPINPYGNSKWMVERILGDFDTAYGLKSVCFRYFNAAGADPQGRLGEDHTPETHLIPLVLFAALGIRDSVSIFGSDYPTYDGTCVRDYIHVSDLADAHVLGLAYLRQQETSNVFNLGNGNGFSVRQVIDTAKQVTGVDLTVKSSDRRPGDPPMLVGSASKAKEILNWQPQYADLQSIIAHAWQWHQKRHSALAASTGKT
- a CDS encoding glycosyltransferase codes for the protein MPEPKISAVICTHNRDGYLGEAIDSLLAQEFEDFEIIVVDNASTDQTRQVVETRRPNPRLRYIYEENLGLNFARNRGVKESNAAIIAYLDDDAIATPTWLQHIYAVYQNDAAVGAAGGKIDLRWPQNLHPPAWLSKNLAGNLGDYDLGDQLHYIDHPGLTPRGLNYSLRRSVWEQVGGFDLKLDRSGSQKLLSNGDLYMTQRIMECGWKVAYLPEAVVAHQVFANRVNKRWFLNRGWWQGISEYYREELSGETGSGRISRGGERFLRGLVKYIKNVNHPDRRFENLVYAYGQLGYLTYLVKGMFVPEKDL
- a CDS encoding glycosyltransferase family 1 protein, encoding MAQQDAPSIALISVHGDPAIEIGKEEAGGQNVYVYEVGMALAQLGWQVDMFTRYADARDEPVVEHDRNCRTIRLVAGPKEFVPRDEIFDYLPEFVERLQQFQQENGRQYRLVHTNYWLSAWVGMELKRRQACQQVHTYHSLGAVKYQNVSDRPPIADTRLQVEKECLETAERIVATSPQEKEHMRSLLSEKGQIDIIPCGTDIHRFGHMNRNEARKQLNIAPDAKVLFYVGRFDPRKGIETMVRAASRSQILQEFDGDVHVIVGGGYRPGKSDGNERDRICGIATELGIDGITSFPGRIADEDLPTYYAAADVCVQPSHYEPFGLVAIEAMASGTPVVASNVGGLQFTVVSEETGLLCPPRDEVAFAQAIDRILADKSWRDRLGENARHRVESMFSWEGVAKQLSDLYAQLLEMPATTTPGTQ
- the cobU gene encoding bifunctional adenosylcobinamide kinase/adenosylcobinamide-phosphate guanylyltransferase, which codes for MSFAKNDNFPTANRNVVLVTGAARSGKSEWAETLAIQGGKPVIYVATARVDWQDEDWCARIEKHQQRRPAHWQTWSVPVALPDAVDRVDSNYCLLVDSLGTWVANFLDANERSWQSWQNAFCRSLANARADVILVAEEVGWGVVPPYPQGRHFRDRLGELVRRVGAIAHPVYLIVAGQVLNLSVLGFPLAIQPSDEGSD